One genomic region from Candidatus Methylomirabilota bacterium encodes:
- the nusA gene encoding transcription termination factor NusA, giving the protein MNRELLLVIEQIGREKGIDPEVLFEALESALLSASRRTLGAAENVRMEIDRKTGALKVYCRKKVVEEVTDPKLEIGATEAKALNPEAEIGDELEQELPPQEFGRIAAQTAKQVILQRVRDAERDRIYKEFEGKEGQILRAVVHRIEKRNVILEIGKAEAILPEREQIPGERYNPGDRVRAYVLEVRRSTKGPQITLSRTHPGYLVRLFETEIPEIQEGIVVVKAAAREAGERAKVAVASTKRDVDPIGACVGLRGTRIQVISRELRGEKIDIIEWSHDPTTFVARALSPAKVSSVTMAENTDPEGQPSALVVVPDNQLSLAIGKKGQNARLAAKLTGMRIDIKSESELETERSEPDEAGGDRAALAALSGVSPELVEALVAAGLGSPRDIVRAGRERLAGIAEVGERADTVYTAAEQWVATHARRGGGDDPGVSGSEDAVSA; this is encoded by the coding sequence ATGAACCGGGAGCTGTTGCTGGTGATCGAGCAGATCGGACGCGAGAAGGGGATCGATCCCGAGGTCCTCTTTGAAGCGCTGGAGTCTGCCCTTCTCTCGGCATCCCGCCGGACGCTGGGCGCGGCCGAAAACGTCCGGATGGAGATCGACCGCAAGACCGGCGCGCTCAAGGTCTACTGCCGCAAGAAGGTGGTCGAGGAGGTCACCGATCCCAAGCTCGAGATCGGTGCCACCGAGGCGAAGGCGCTGAACCCGGAGGCGGAGATCGGCGACGAGCTGGAGCAGGAGCTGCCGCCCCAGGAGTTCGGCCGCATCGCCGCCCAGACGGCCAAGCAGGTCATCCTGCAGCGCGTGAGGGACGCCGAGCGTGATCGGATCTACAAGGAGTTCGAGGGCAAGGAGGGACAGATCCTCCGGGCCGTGGTCCACCGCATCGAGAAGCGGAACGTCATCCTCGAGATCGGCAAGGCGGAGGCGATCCTGCCCGAGCGGGAGCAGATCCCCGGGGAGCGCTACAATCCGGGGGACCGCGTGCGCGCATACGTGCTCGAGGTGCGGCGGTCCACGAAGGGCCCGCAGATCACGCTCTCGCGGACGCATCCGGGGTATCTGGTGCGCCTCTTCGAAACCGAGATCCCCGAGATCCAGGAGGGCATCGTCGTGGTGAAGGCCGCGGCCCGCGAGGCGGGCGAGCGCGCCAAGGTCGCCGTGGCCTCGACCAAGCGCGACGTCGACCCGATCGGCGCCTGCGTCGGGCTGCGCGGCACCCGCATCCAGGTGATCAGCCGGGAGCTCAGGGGCGAGAAGATCGACATCATCGAATGGTCGCACGACCCGACGACCTTCGTGGCCCGGGCCCTGTCCCCTGCCAAGGTCTCGTCGGTGACGATGGCGGAGAATACCGACCCCGAGGGTCAGCCCTCCGCGCTGGTCGTCGTCCCTGACAACCAGCTCTCGCTGGCCATCGGCAAGAAGGGCCAGAACGCCCGGCTGGCGGCGAAGCTCACGGGCATGCGCATCGATATCAAGAGCGAGTCGGAGCTGGAGACGGAGCGGTCCGAGCCCGACGAGGCCGGGGGCGACCGGGCAGCCCTCGCGGCGCTGAGCGGGGTGAGCCCGGAGCTGGTCGAGGCGCTGGTGGCCGCGGGGCTCGGTTCTCCGCGGGATATCGTGAGAGCGGGGCGGGAGCGGCTCGCCGGCATCGCCGAGGTCGGCGAGCGGGCCGATACGGTTTATACAGCCGCCGAGCAGTGGGTCGCCACCCATGCTCGCCGCGGCGGCGGGGACGATCCGGGCGTGTCCGGATCCGAGGATGCGGTCTCCGCGTGA
- a CDS encoding ribosome maturation factor RimP — protein sequence MQDEERSAQIEEVIQPVLHDHGLELVDLEWRPRRPRAVLRVFIDKPGGVAIGDCERLSREVGDLLDVAGLIAESYDLEVSSPGLDRQLRTEREYRWATGKRVRCWLAGGAEVRGRLAEVVPECLVLEREGERVELPRAVVTKARLDAEVPWPRRGEG from the coding sequence ATGCAGGACGAGGAGCGGAGCGCCCAGATCGAGGAGGTCATTCAGCCGGTGCTCCACGACCACGGGCTCGAGTTGGTGGACCTCGAATGGCGTCCGCGCCGCCCCCGGGCGGTGCTGCGCGTGTTCATCGACAAGCCAGGCGGCGTCGCCATCGGGGACTGCGAGCGGCTGAGCCGCGAGGTCGGCGATCTGCTGGACGTCGCGGGACTGATCGCCGAGTCCTACGATCTGGAGGTGTCGTCGCCCGGGCTGGACCGGCAGCTGCGCACCGAGCGCGAGTACCGCTGGGCGACCGGCAAGCGCGTGCGTTGCTGGCTGGCCGGTGGGGCCGAGGTGCGCGGCCGGCTCGCCGAGGTGGTGCCGGAGTGCCTGGTGCTGGAGCGCGAGGGCGAGCGGGTGGAGTTGCCGCGGGCGGTTGTCACCAAGGCGCGCCTGGACGCGGAGGTGCCCTGGCCGAGGCGGGGAGAGGGATGA